One Leptodactylus fuscus isolate aLepFus1 chromosome 11, aLepFus1.hap2, whole genome shotgun sequence genomic window, TAGTAAAAGTCCAGAATAAAGTGAATTTCTGTATGGTGATGGGCCAGGAATAGAAGGATGAGACCTTATGACTGGGGTATGTGTGTCACTGTCAGAACTTCTAGACTTTGTCATGGGGCTTCTTCTTGGAAGAGCCTGCTGAGACTCGAGGGTATTTTTGGACAAAGCCACTGCTCTAGACAACTTCCTCTGTAAAATGGATGGCGATAAGAGGCCAGGGGTAGGCACAATGGCTTGCTGCTTCTTAAGTTGCAACTTTGGCTTGATTATGCCTTGAAATTCTTTATCAGTGGAAGTGTTACCCTTGAAGGATGAGGAACGAGTGGCCATATTTAGCTTTTTTGAGCCGTTTATATTTTTGGTTGATGGAATAGAAAGTGAGGAGTCGAGCTGCAGGCGTTGCATCACATCCATAACGGCTGGGGACACTCCCCTGGGTTTCTGGACTTTTTGGGATTCAGAGATGTTACAAGGAGGTGTGCTCAATTCAACACAGTTAACGTCTGATCTTGAATGGTCCTCATTCTCTTGACCATTTACGGGAGCAGGGATGTTTGTTACTCGTGGATGAGCCATCTGGGGAGTTGCTTGTGGCTCTTGACTATTGGCCTCAGTTTTATGTGATACATCAGCATGCTCCCTCATGTTTATAATAATCACAGTCTCTGAACCTTCTTTAGAAGTTTCCTCTGAGTTATTTATAGTATACCGAGCATCTACATGGTCCTTGGAATCCTCAAATGTCTTTACATCGACCTGTTTTTCTTCCAACTCATTGATTTCGGAAATAGCCGGTGTTGGATCAGTGTGAAGTGTATTTGATGCCACCAAAAAGTTGACTTTTTCAGGTACATTGATCTCCAAAACACTAGTTTCCATTTCCTCACTGTCATCAGAGGGCATAGGACTCTCCTTATCTTCTATTAAGCATGGTTTAGTGGCATGGGAATTGTCTAATTTGGTGTCATTGGTGGTTGGTGCCGGTTGAGGAGCAGGCTCATAGTTTACATGGCGTTCTTCTTCCTGTTTACACACGTCGAATGAAAGCTCTTGACATTGTGTTATTTCTGTAGACGTTCCCTCCTGGACAAGTAATGCTACTTCTTCTATCTCAGATGGCCTTGGTGATGGGATTTGTTCCTTTGTAGGGTATTGAGTCATTAAGAACTCTTTTTTGAGAAGATCCAAAGCACTCTCGCGAGTTGCAGTAAGGATGAGACCATTCTCTTGGACACAATTTATGTGAAGCAAAGTTTCATGAATCTTCAGATGTCCATATACCTGGGGCTCTACATGAAAGAGAAGAAATATGCATCAAAACAAAAATATTGATTTGGGGTTGGCCACTTCAAGTAAAGAGCAAATTGATATGGGAATGTGTAAATATCTACAGGGAACCCGTCAGAAGAGTCATGGTGCTCTAGCTGAGGGCAACTATGGTTGGTTTACTCTTTCTATTGTTTTAATATGTATTAGGCTTGGGAGAAGCATCCACTGGTGTCCCTGCtccgaagtcaatgggaagccACCCCATAGATATTTCTGTCTATAGAATCAATTCATCTATGTATGTAAAACGTGAATCTTGGATCACAGTGGTTCTTACCTGCCATATGTCTGTCACCAGTACTTTCCTCTGTGACTAGAGGAAGGGTCTTCACTGTGGCTTTCTTCTGAGCTTCCGATGTCTTGTTGACCCCGGTCTTCTTTTGAATCTTCATCCTGCCAATCTTTTCACTGTACATCTTTGCCAGAAGTTGCACTTTGTTAATGATCTTCTCGGAGTTTTCAATTAGACAAATATCATCAGATTCGTAGAGACCAATGCTGGAAGAACAGAAGGCGGCTTTATTGGTGTCACCAGGCAAAGGCTCACGTCCGTGAGATTCCAGTTTGTTGGTATTTTCTTCAACAGTGTGTTTCTGTTGTTCCTTTACCAATTCTTTCTTCAGCGGACCTTCTTTTGGCATCTGACCTCCAACTTCTAAGTCCGACTCTTCAACGATAACCAGTTCACCACCGGACTCTTCTATGTCTTTTCTCCTCGATTTCCCTCTTTTCGGCACTCTTCCAATTTCAGCATTGCTTGGTTTCTCCTTTTCTTTCCAGGCCTTACGTATCTCGGCACAAGACTTGTACTCTGACTCCGGCTCCAATCCACCTTTGTTCATTTCTACTTTGATTTTGGCCACCTCAGCAGCCTGGGACAGAACTTTCCTTTGGCAATTTGCTTGCTTCGATTCTGTAGAGCAACCGTTTATCTTGCATTTGCTTTTTTCCCGATCTTTCTTGACCTCTTGCTGCAGAATGTAATTGAATCTTAAGATGGAGTCTTTAACCACACCGGTGGGAATGTAGGAAATGCTTTCCTCTTTACTCAGATAAGATGCTCCAGCATCTGCAGTGTCATAGTAATTTTTGATCCTTTCGATTAACAGTCGGTCATCTGGGGTCAAGGTGGAATCTCTTTTGATCTTCGTGTTTTTGTCTTTCTTTTCCGAAATGGGCGTTTCCTTGTCTTGTGGTTCAGCAGCAACTTCCTCTCGTTCAATCTTCTCTTTAACTTTGGAAGATTTATCCTCATCTTCTACGGGTAGTACTGACAGCTGGGCCTTCTCATGTTTAGCCTCATCTGTGCAAATCTTGGCTTCATCATCCGCTTGCCGAGGCACTTCCAACAGCGTCTTCTCCTCTACAGAGGATTCTCCGTTCTCTTTGTTCTGTAAGTCTTCATCTGAAGATCCAATGCAGAAAGGCACCTCAGAGACATCTTGACCAGGTTCCAGATTTCTCAGCTTATCTACTGAGTCAGACAAAGCTAGGTCACCACTTGAAAACACTTCTGATGTCTCATCAAGTGAGGTGGAACTTGTTCTCTCAGTCTCGGCAAGGTCTTTGGTGGATTTGGATTGATTCAGCTCACAATTTTCAGATTCCTATCAGAAATGAAATTAGAATATTTTGGTTTACTTGAGACAACAATAAACTATTATTTAGATGGTTAGACATATCCATTGGGCCAGGTCTTTACATTAGAACTTATCTGGCTAAATTGTGCCCCCCATAATAGTAGCAGCCACACAATGTTCCTATTGGTGGCAGTCATACATTGCGCCATTAACTCTTACTTTCCCCTACTCCTCAGCACTTCTATTTTGTATGACATGTCAAAGATATGTGGGCAGATGGTAGAGAGAGCTGACATACATGTTCATAGATCTGCACTGATATGTACAAACAATGTGGGGAAGGTAGAATGGATCTGCCACCTAACAGCAGCCCACTGTTCTCTAAGCCCCAATCACACTGTTGGCTGTTGACCGATGTGTCTTTCCGAACTATCGGGGCATAGACAAGCATGTCTGATGGTTTGGGCCTCAAGTGGAGCACCCCTGGTATTGTATTAGATAAGGTATACAGTGGGGGTTTAGCCCTAGAGGGTCACCTTTTCGTCAGGCTTTTCCTGTTCCACCTCTGAAACCTTGGACTCTCCATGTAATGGCTCGGCCCGGAGACCCCTCTGGTTCAGCAGCTCCATTATCTCATCCGTGATGGAAAGACTACCAGACAGAGCATCTTCTGGCAAACAGAAGGAAGAGTCTTCTACGTTGTCCTCACAGCCTTCACCTTCCCCGGTGTCCTCCAGGATACACGACTCTAGTGTACATATACTGTCCGAAGACTGAAGAGAGGTATTGGATGGAAAAAGTTCTCCCTCGCTGCCGGCATGCTAGAGGTGAAGAAGAATCACTAGATTTTTATATGAATAGTTTTATCTTTTTGCTAgagttttttttacttgtttatgAAAAAGCAGGTGACAGCGTTGGAGTTAAGCTCTTCCACAATCGGCACTCGGAGataaagcattaaaggggttttcagaccTAAataattgatagcctatcctttggatagatcatcaaatgaagatcagcaggggtccgtcATCTGAAGAGGATGAGTGTTGTGGACTCTTTACTACTTACCAACCATTGCATCAcacatttgtatagtggctgtgcttggtattacagctcagtccattcatttaaagggattcaatcattaaaatgctatttgtatgcaatgagttctcccgcagcactgggggcggtccccagtgcacaaacagcactgggggcatccccgatgctgcaagagaactctgcaGTGCggcctccatcctcttcaggaacggcctgtcTCCACATCTTCTCCTggcgttggcttcaaacttgtaggcatgcgtagtcagctctgcctttggtcctcgggcagagccgactgcacttgcccgtggccattttcttgtggctgcttaccccagcttactgtgtaagcggccacaaaaaaatggccccaggcatgtgcagttggctctgcccgaggcctagaagtttgaagccaccgctggaagaagacatggagagaggccgttccagacgaagatagagggcACTGGAGAGTACTCTCGCAGCATcagggacgcccacagtgctgtttgagcgctggggaccgcgccccagtgctgcgagagaacttatctgcatactgaagaaaaccgggatttctaccaaacggcggcgcggagaagacatctaaaggtaggagaagaatagcctttcttaaggctcttcctacgtgttatcgagaaaaaatagcattttaatggtagaatccctttaattgggaTGGAGCTGTGATCAGGCCACATGGTGGATGAAGGTAACGTCACAAGGTCTGCGAAGCAGAAGTAGAGTttaaggcaggggtcctcaaactgcggctcgtgggccacatgcggcccgccaagcacttctgtctggccccgccgacaacgccggcaggcgtgcatttataatgaagctcctggggagctcgggccaggccatggagcacacttcactttacctattggagggcaccgctcttgatgtctgtgcgacctgctctgcctccggcccactgtttaaaaagtttgaggacccctggtttaagGAATGCCACTGTCACTTTCATCAGCTTATCCACTGGGTTCCCGAACGTTTATTCTGCCTACGCATCTAACTTTCAGACAGTATTGGTAAATCTGCCGCAGTGTATGGTGCTTGGTATTCAATGAAGAGGCCGCAACGCTCATCCGATCGCAGCGTCTCTTCAAATGATTGATCATGGGGGTGCCGAGAGTCGGACCTTctattgatctgatattgatgacctacattAAGGACAGAGCACCAATATTACAatgctggaaaccccctttaagtgtgCGAATATAACACCGGCAATTGTTGCCAAAATTTCAGAGTTAATAAGAGCACAATATAACGCATACGATAATAGATTAGTAATGAAACATCTACTTACTTTCATCTGCACCAGACCTAGGACAAATAGATAGAAGAGTGTTAGAAAGATCTGGCAAATCCTTCGGGACCAATAAGCAATGTGTTATAGATTGTAAGTGACTCTCTAAGTAGAATTGAGTCGTCTTATAAGGGACATTTATAGGGTCAGAGATCCAATTATCTGTTAGAAGATATACCTATAGGCTATGTCCATATAACATACATGCAGCAGATTAGTCGCCACAGACCTAACGCATTGATGGACAGAAGCAGCAGAGtagatgagattctagcaaatctgtTTCTGGACGGAGCAGTGTACGTCTGGCTCCTTACACTGTggtgggtgtcagacctccaccgatTTGATATTGAAAGCCTACCCTAAGGATAAGTCAACCATATCCAAATTGGTGGTTGCAGAATGAAAGAATCTTAGCCATTAGATCTATATCTAAAGCAAGCAGAGAATTCAGAGCGCTGCAGTAAGGAAACACAGCCCTGACCCCGTAAAGAATTTCTGGCCCATGGATTGCAGATATTTTTCCTAATCCTGCCAAGGAATACTTGCTGAACACACCATAGAAGAAAAGCGTGCAGTCTGCTCAGTGAAATAGACCCGACTCACCACTTTGCTCAAATGCTGCTTGGATCTCTTTGGCCGGCTCTGCGGGAGATAAGAAATATAGGACAACGAATCAGAAGAATTTTCTGGAATCTTTGGAATAATTTGAAACACGTGAATATTTCCTCCATGATGACCGTATGACCTATAAGTGTTTCTTACCGGATAACCGGCGCCCCCGGCGGTGCTGAGAGCCGGAGCCAAGACTCTGGAGAGTGAATGACTTCTTGGTCTTTCCCGGGCTGCACATGTACTGCGGAGGTTCTGCAAGGAAAAAGTTGGCACGTGACCACTTGTAAACTTTAGCAACGAGACACTATAGGTTTCTTCATATAGTTATTTCCTTGGTTGGTCACGTTGGATTTGTTCATCAGTTTCTAGAtatgtttgctgtcagtgaatacaggaaacatacacacgTGACCAGGATAACACTACATTTGGTCATGAGGTATAGCGGGTGGTATTTGGTCAGGAGGTCTATAGCGGGTGGGATTTGGTCATGAGGtctatagtggatgggattttttcATCCATGAATACCTCATTTGGGGCAGATTCCATATAAAGTATGGATGATGACCGGATGCGCATCTAGATATAGACTGTGTATGACAATTCTGATAAGCTGCCGTACCAGACTCCGCCAATGACAAGAGTGTCGCTGTGTTTAGCTAAAAAGTAGACCATTTTTTCTAACTCATTACACCATCCGATTCCAGTAACGGGGCTGATGATGAGCCCATGTTTTTGGATCTGGTTTTTCACACATATCTTTCTAAATTAAGGAATTCTTGGCTGGAAATGAACATTTTTCTGATGCCACTCCCTTGGTGTTGACCCGACCTCGTCCTTTGTGGTTTTGTTTCTCATCCTAAAAAATCACAATCTAAAAAGGATTGTTGTTGGGATGTAAGCCATCTGCAAGATCATGGAAGACCTCACCGTCACAAATATGTGTCCGATATGTAAGAGCATCAAACATGAAACTTGTGGGGGGTAATAGCTCACGAACAACAGCTTAGAAATGGA contains:
- the PLEKHG2 gene encoding pleckstrin homology domain-containing family G member 2, translated to MPEGALKGSRKRPGEQAAPRPSSVSSLSGIAAGMSGSCTSVNTVCSDSDRPVSLSSSTSSASLQDSHSSFGSSGTLGSSHYCSPSYPQQNGSDISLDLTPVAQLEIEHKVLSNERAFLGCTWSPILRKARDPKAKLSHVDRVVLEILETEQAYVRDLKSIVEDYLGCIIDCGQLPLKPEQVSTLFCNIEDIYEFNSELLEELENCTSAPMIAECFVMRSEEFDIYTLYCMNYPSSVSVLRECMKNDELVQFFRERQAVLSHSLPLETYLLKPVQRIMKYHLLLQELAKHFDKNVPGYEVMEEAIITMTAVAWYINDMKRKQEHAVRLQEIQSKLVNWQGPDLSGFGELILEGTFRVQRVKKERAFFLFSKMLLITKKRMDLFIYKMHIFCCNLTLTEHLKDSLSFRVSDLTISKHQQVIQARNQEEKRLWIYHIKRLIVENHPASIPQKAKQVLLENTFQNSTDVPVTYDSPKSPWMEDLWTFPRNRRQSEPPQYMCSPGKTKKSFTLQSLGSGSQHRRGRRLSEPAKEIQAAFEQSGLVQMKHAGSEGELFPSNTSLQSSDSICTLESCILEDTGEGEGCEDNVEDSSFCLPEDALSGSLSITDEIMELLNQRGLRAEPLHGESKVSEVEQEKPDEKESENCELNQSKSTKDLAETERTSSTSLDETSEVFSSGDLALSDSVDKLRNLEPGQDVSEVPFCIGSSDEDLQNKENGESSVEEKTLLEVPRQADDEAKICTDEAKHEKAQLSVLPVEDEDKSSKVKEKIEREEVAAEPQDKETPISEKKDKNTKIKRDSTLTPDDRLLIERIKNYYDTADAGASYLSKEESISYIPTGVVKDSILRFNYILQQEVKKDREKSKCKINGCSTESKQANCQRKVLSQAAEVAKIKVEMNKGGLEPESEYKSCAEIRKAWKEKEKPSNAEIGRVPKRGKSRRKDIEESGGELVIVEESDLEVGGQMPKEGPLKKELVKEQQKHTVEENTNKLESHGREPLPGDTNKAAFCSSSIGLYESDDICLIENSEKIINKVQLLAKMYSEKIGRMKIQKKTGVNKTSEAQKKATVKTLPLVTEESTGDRHMAEPQVYGHLKIHETLLHINCVQENGLILTATRESALDLLKKEFLMTQYPTKEQIPSPRPSEIEEVALLVQEGTSTEITQCQELSFDVCKQEEERHVNYEPAPQPAPTTNDTKLDNSHATKPCLIEDKESPMPSDDSEEMETSVLEINVPEKVNFLVASNTLHTDPTPAISEINELEEKQVDVKTFEDSKDHVDARYTINNSEETSKEGSETVIIINMREHADVSHKTEANSQEPQATPQMAHPRVTNIPAPVNGQENEDHSRSDVNCVELSTPPCNISESQKVQKPRGVSPAVMDVMQRLQLDSSLSIPSTKNINGSKKLNMATRSSSFKGNTSTDKEFQGIIKPKLQLKKQQAIVPTPGLLSPSILQRKLSRAVALSKNTLESQQALPRRSPMTKSRSSDSDTHTPVIRSHPSIPGPSPYRNSLYSGLLLSDPKPRVHKNSVLAENRKDGTANQPDFKFTQTISTNEGSHKNLSSAYQKGNNTDRPVCLSPGSPVLIAIPCPPSVRQIPSSTVSEPNSRVQSPLTLRSRMFSPPPSKNQVCPKSPRVPSLAQTRACSFTPLSFSNLERSSSSSANSTPTCTSPPPCPWSPGFPTYSRRSYGSNVHSTGDHPLSPSALQSPVGSSIEENKFWCLSRSPPCLALDSNSHTAGISTHELTSIHWPDVRELRTKYGPFKPQKSTNLEKTHDSRPSTSFRQCKSLDDGPNLFFNDTSSLNFAASHSPTVETGESPEQYESTEKLDSSDAKEKATLKASYSTTVNIQIGGSGRIASFSNAQVSLTHPLLQAPETLSSRKININGSTLEHKNVNYRKK